GACTGAATAGCCACCCCGGACACCTCGGGACCGTTAAGCCCCTGCATGGCGTCAGAGATCCCGGATATGGTCTTGATGGCCAGGTCAGCCTTGTCGGCAATACGGTCGATCCCTTGGGGCACATCGTTGGGCTTGATTTTCTGCGGTGGGTTGCTGCCCTTTTTGTGCTCAATAACGAGCCCGGTCTTGCTGCCGACTTCCTCCAGATCACGTGGGGTCATATTGACCAAGGTGTTCTCTTCAACCGTCCAACCGCTATTGGCTGAAGTGTTGGTGATGTGCAGGTATTGGCTGGTGGTCTTGTTGAGCAACTCCTGGGGACTGATGGCGTTGTCCACCATGCCCCGTGTCTTGCCGCGCCTGAAGTAGGGGAAGTACGGAATTATAGTGAACGATCGATACGGGCTCCAATCGTCATGGAGCACCACGTCCGAGGTGGTCACAGTCCAACGGATCCGCTTGACCATCCGCCGGGTGATCGTCGCGCCTTGGGCCTGCAGCTCGGCAATGGCCTCGGGGGTGATCGTATCTTGCAGCGGGATAATCTCGCCGGTGGTCGCGTACACTGCTACCTTGGCCATGGCGTAAATGCGATGCTGGCGATCGATAACCGGAATTCGATGGATGCGATCCTCCTCCGCGTCGAAGTTGTAGTCGGTGTTGATGGCATTATCACCGAACCGGTTGCGGTCCTGCAGGTCGTCAGCGCCAAGGGCAGTGGTGGAGCTTGCCGTCTGCACCACGCGATCAGCCAACTCCTGCCCGTAGACCTGGGCGATATCGTCAACAGTCATGTAACGAAAGACCGTGACGTCAGCCCAACCGGACGGGTCGTAGCTGTTGGCGTCCGGATCAGGGAGCACGTCGAGCGGATCCGGGACCTCCATCTCGATATTGCCCTGCATATTGTCATCAAACCCAACCCGGACGTCGTAGAACCCGCGTTGCTGGATCATGCCGTCGCTGAACACCTGGGTCTCGTGCCAGGGGAACTTGATGGAATCGCAGACCTGCATGGTGACCTTGGACAGGATGTCGCTCATGTCCTGCTTTAGTTCCGATGCCCCACGAGGCTTAAAGGAGATGTCTACACGGCTCTTGAGCTGCATCCCGATTGCAGTGTTGACCGCCGGGAACACGCCGTTGATCTCCAGGCACGGCCGACCAGTGCCTTCCACCAACTTACGATCCTCGGCCGACCACTGCAATCCGCCCCCTAAGTACACGTCCTCGCACCGTCTGGCCTGCCTGACATAGAGGCGATGGCCACGATCCTTGACGTACTGGTAGCGTTGCCAGTTCTGTGTAGCGATCTGAGCTTCGGACTGCTTGCTTTCCTCAGGTTTTGCCATAACCGGGCACCTTTTCCTTACTGGGCCATATGCGAGAGCCCTGCTCCCGCGCCGTTTGCTGCTATCTTTTTCAGACGATCACGCCACGAAGGCGGCTGATAGACTCTGCTGTTGGTCGTGGCCACCTCAGCCCCTGACATCACCAGATACCGGGTACTGTCCATCAGATGATCGAACTCCTTGACCACCCGGCCCTTATCGTCTCTCCGATAGATGCGATACTCCTCAAGCAGTGGCCCAAGAGAGCGAAACACCCGAATCCGGCCTTCACTCAAGCCGGTATAGACCTTGTGGATTCCAGCCTCGACCGCGTTAAGGGCAGGGGTGAGTTCCAGGCCTGAGTCGCTATACTCTTCAATGAGTTTGCTGCCGTCTTTTTGGGACCGGCCACGACTTGCGGGATCGATCACGCCCGGGATCCAGTCCCCCTTGGCCTTGACGGCGGCGGCATGGACTGCCGGCTCGGTCTGGCCCCGCTTGTAACAGGCGTAGAGGAACAAGGTGCCGTTATCCCGATCCCACGCGCCCCAGGTCGCTGCGGTATTGTTCCATCCCACGTCCAGCCCGTAGGCCCTTGGCCAGTGCACCGGGATCTCAAAGTCAGGGACCACGATATCCTCTTCCGGGATTGGGTAGATGGCCCCGGCCCCCAACTGCGGCACACCCTTGGACCGCGCCAGGCGTTGGTGAGGCGGACAGGCTGCCAGCAGCGCCGACTTCTCCGCCTCGCTTAAATGCGGTGCATCGTCCCAACCCGCCATGATGATGTACTTGTCACCCATCACCTCCTGGCCTTCGGGAACTCGGCCACCGGGCAGAAACGAGAGCACTATGGGTGTGAGCCCCATCAAGGGAGTGAAGGTGAGAATCACTCGGCCAGCCCCGTTACCCTCCATGGTGTCCATGGTCCGAAGCAGACACTCGGTGTAGATGTCCTGCGGGCACTCCTCATCGAGCCAGACAAAGTCTTGATGGGTGCCCTGAAACGATCTGCGGCCCTGGTCATAGCTCTTGAACACCAGCGATGAGATGCCGCCTGATATGTGGCGGACCTGCACCACTTCAATGGCATCCGGGACCGAACCGGCCTTCGCCTTGGTACTGACAATCAGTTCGCCCGGGATCATGCCGGTGCCGTACATCCCAGGCGTCCCGAGCAACTTCAACTGACCGATGTCACGAACTGTCTGGGTGGTGTCGCCTGCGGCCCAGGCCCGAACCGGATTGGTAAACCGCACGCCCTGCCACCATTCGGGATAGATGCCGGTGAGGTGGCAGACCGTCTCATAGGCCCCGAGCTCCGACTTGCCGATCCGGTTGCCGGCAATGATGGCCCGCTCTCTAAACTCAAGCCCTGCAGCAAAGAATCGGGTGTGAACGTGGTAAAGCTCACGGCGTAACGGTCCGGCGTCGGGATAATATTGCTCAATCCGCCGATACGCGGACCGGCGTTCCAGCTCCGCGATAATTTGGGCTCCCAAC
The window above is part of the Desulfobulbaceae bacterium genome. Proteins encoded here:
- a CDS encoding genomic island protein encodes the protein MAKPEESKQSEAQIATQNWQRYQYVKDRGHRLYVRQARRCEDVYLGGGLQWSAEDRKLVEGTGRPCLEINGVFPAVNTAIGMQLKSRVDISFKPRGASELKQDMSDILSKVTMQVCDSIKFPWHETQVFSDGMIQQRGFYDVRVGFDDNMQGNIEMEVPDPLDVLPDPDANSYDPSGWADVTVFRYMTVDDIAQVYGQELADRVVQTASSTTALGADDLQDRNRFGDNAINTDYNFDAEEDRIHRIPVIDRQHRIYAMAKVAVYATTGEIIPLQDTITPEAIAELQAQGATITRRMVKRIRWTVTTSDVVLHDDWSPYRSFTIIPYFPYFRRGKTRGMVDNAISPQELLNKTTSQYLHITNTSANSGWTVEENTLVNMTPRDLEEVGSKTGLVIEHKKGSNPPQKIKPNDVPQGIDRIADKADLAIKTISGISDAMQGLNGPEVSGVAIQSKQYQGQSQLGGPMDNLARTRHLVAEKLIELIQDYYTEPRTIVITDDSDPSQVTHYALDVNQPDQTTGTVLNDLTVGTYDVVVTDVPTQATFQDNQFMQAVEMRDKGIAIPDKFILAQSSLSKKNEIIKAMDEAAANQGDPLTEAKQALLEAQALKTKVEAVAKSVEAQYSAMQSAMVIATTPQTAPVADQLLKSAGFEDQDQPPIIAAPQSSAGFPPPSPGEQGAPQDSDMASAMPGAAPISHSNPLTPANPEVGMERGIETPENDGAQPVTNNIKGKQNG